The Osmerus eperlanus chromosome 25, fOsmEpe2.1, whole genome shotgun sequence DNA window ATTCTCATTTCTAACTTAATTATACTGCACTGCTCTGATTTAGTTGGGTGGTATCTGGTACATTCCAGAGTACTTGGTACACCTCTCTCTGTAGATTATATAACTATGTATTTATGTGACACTGCTTCTTACAGTTCACCGATTCTTGTTGGTAATCCTACGTTAGTAGCATTAATGTCACTGGTTTTGCACATGATACTTGTTGCTGTATAGTGTTCCTGTGTTAAGTTTGTTTTGTGCATTCCCTACGTACTACCTGTGTTCTGTGGGCCACCTTGGTGAATCGTTTTTGTTCAGTACATGTACGTTTTATCCCCATGTGCCGCCCTGCGCATTACGTTTTGGTAACCTGTATTTTTTTCTTTGCATTCTTCTCTGGACTATCACGCCACCATTTCTCTTTGGGATCGACAAAGTATATGAGCTACCTACTGTTTATGAGGCCAGCACAGCCCGCTGTTGCTGCTGCCTGGGGTAGAATGTGCCAGACATGCGTATCAGAAGGCTTAGgcatcccctcccttctctctagcTGTGCTGGGTCTCATTGTAGTCCATGATGCTGAGGTTGGGTCTCCTCGGGTGGGGGCCGGCGGGAGCGAGCCGGCCTGGGAGGGCTGGAACCTGGCTGGGAGCAGGCTGCCCCGGGccctgaggaggaggggctggagccccgagctggagggaggagggctggatgaGCCCCTGGTCTGGAGGCTggctcccaccctcctcctcctccgccgcctcctccAGAGACAAGCTCCCGAGCTGGGCCTCCggctccccctcaccctcctggcTGTCGCTCTTGCTCTGGAACAGCCCTCGGGCGTGCATGCCCAGGAAGGACTTGGCACTTGGGTAGGATCCCACGTCCATGGGAGCGCTGGCCGGAGACGgggtgatgggggaggaggccaggaggtggtggaggggggaggcctcGTTCACCAGAGGGAGCTCCTCCAGGCTGCCGTTGGTGCTGGCGGAGGACGGGTGGCCGCCGGGGGTGGGGACGGTGGCGGAGGACGACGGGGGGATCCCGGGGGCGGTGGcctggccaacgctcttcagaCTGCCCTGAGACACCGGGACTCCGCTGCTGCTGCCGTTGGGTCTGgagcacacaggaacacacacacacacacacacacattaagtaACATAACAACGAAACTATAAGGCTATATTACGCTACATAAAGCTACTCTGGGTCTTGTCAATGaacacaaaaagagctggagttgACCTGTGGGGTTAGTAAGGGGTGGCCGTGTCTGGACTTGGGGCGCACGTGATAGGGAAGAGTACAAGGGGAAAACAATAACACTGTTCTCCTCTGGGGCCATATCATTCGTTTTAACGGTGAAAGGGAACAGGGGATTTTAAAAACATCCCCTCCGCCAGCACAACGCGGCTGAGGGCACGATGGCGTGAGCGCCACAGCCCCTGGCAGAGAGGCGGGCTCTGCGACTCGTGGAGcacctggaggggctggaggcctgGCTGTCCGCAGGCTCCAGGAGACTGTTGGAGGCCTGGGTCTGCAGGTCCAGCTGGCCGTACAGCTGCAGCATCTCCGTCTGCAGAGCCTGGGTCACGCAGCGGAGGGCAACGTAGCGGCTCTCCGACGCCTGCAGCTGGCCcctgggggagatgaggagaggttgGCAAAGACGCGACCCGACGGCCGGACACGCGGGAGAGCGGCGGCGCGGGAGCGGAGGGCGTCTCACCTGGCCTTGGCTTTGATGTCTTCTAGAAACTTCTTCTGCTCCAGGATGAGGTGCTCCTTCTTGGCCAGCTGCGCCTCGGTGTCGGCGAGCCTCTGCTGGGCGGCTTCCAGACGCCGGCTCTGCTGGGCCTCGCCCTGACGGAGACACTCGGCCTCCTTCCTCAGGGACCACTGCAGCATGAGCAGCTcctgaggcaggagaggaggtggagggaaggtgggagggggaggaggagaaggagagaaggagagcaggtgggaggaggagagaagggaagaggaggaggagaaggcaagaagaggaggaggaaggaaggaaggaaggaaggaagggaggaggaggggagaatggaggaggaggagagaaggaggaggagaaggcaagaagaggaggaggaaggaagggaggaggaggagagaagggaggagggggaggaggagggaaggcgggaggatgagaagagataAGGAAGGAGATGAGGTAGAaataggaaggagagaaggtacAAAAAAGAcacaagagagggagaacattGGGTATGAGGCGACGCGTTCATTCAGACAGATTAACCCGTTAAAACGGTCCAGCTTGTGAGCAAAAGGTTTTTGGTCTCCTGGCCGTTACCTTGTCGGACTTGGGGCCCACCCTCTGGGCTTCCTCCATGCAGAGTTTGTTGGTTTCGCCCAGAAGCAGCAGCTGCCTGTTCAGCAGGAACATGTGCTCCTGCAGCTCCTCGCTGTCGCTCAGCTGGAGGGGGAAAAGGGATGGAATTCAAACCCAGAGTCGGACGGCTCACACTGAAGCGCAGTTTGTACGACGACGGGAATCGGCGTTCCGGGAACGTTCATGACGCGTGTGCGGGGCAGGTGCGCGACAGCCTCCGGGACCCCCCTCACCTTCAGGGACAGCTGGGTGAGCTGGTGTTCGGCGTTGTAGGCCTCGTAGCTGGCCTTCTGCAGCTCAGACTCCAGCTCAGCCATCCTGCCTTGGCACTCCTCCAGCTCACTCTGCACAAAGCCAAGGCACAAGGCACAAGGTCAGAGAGAGtgtaacagggagagagagtgtgtgtgtgtgtgtacctgcagtctctgggtCTTGGTGAGGTAGTCCTGGAGCAGCtggatgtgatgtgtgtgtgtgagagtgtgtgcgcgcgcgtgtaccTGCAGCCTCTGGGTCTTGGTGAGGTAGTCGTGGTGCTGCTCCTGCAGCAGCGCAATGCGGCCGTGCAGCTGGGAGGTCTCTGCCAGCGTGTCCAGCCGCAGCTGCCTGGAGcgctgctgctcctgctgcaggctggcctgcagggcctgctcctccagctcctgcatCTTCAGCTGGGCCTTCTgacaggggcagggggggggggagggacgtTATCCTCCCCATTACAGTGTGACATGGGGCTGGGCGTGAGGCAGGCAGGATGGTTAGTGAGGGACAGTGAGGAGGGacgggggatgggagagggactACATTTGGAAGTTGAGATACTAAGTGTTGAAGACTAAGACCCCACGGCGGACTGTGCCGGGGAGGACAAATCCGAAGCATGTTTTGCTTTCAGATGGGCGTGTGTTCCTgtgacggtatgtgtgtgtgtgtgtgtcgctaccATGGAGTGGTTCTGCTCCTCCAGGGCCGTGGCGTTGATGATGCGCCGCAGCAGGCGGCGGTTGCGGATGGCGTGCTGCTCCCTCTTGTAGCGCTCAAACTGCAGCTGGTTGTGCATGAGGACCAGCTGGCTGCGGAGGGCCTGCACCTCGTCCATGGGACCGGAGCCTGACGCAGGACACATGCGCCGCTTTATTTTTGGTCCTCTAGACACCTCCCCCCCCTACTTTAGCCCCGCCCCCAAGGATGCAGCAGTAGCAGAGACGGCTGATTAGAAGTACCTTTGGCCTTCATGCCCTGTTGTTTACCTCCAAAGTGAGTCCAGTCCTCCGACTTGAATGGAACTTGCGGTCTATTATCGAAACAGGACAAACAAGGATAGGAGGTGAGAGAACCAGGTGtgtcggagcagggaaacagctaaaacatacaggacagtggaccctgaggaccagggttgagaaagaTAGCCCTGAGGCAGGGTGTATATTAGGTGGATATTCATTCAGTCAACATTGAGTCTGCAATTCATCAATTATTAACTGGACTAACtgcttttttttccccctcttcaTTCAGTGAGGACTCGTTCAGGTCGACCGCATTTTAACCGCAGCTCAGTAAAGCCTCTTTTGCGATATGAAACGGTTCAACGCTGGGTGAACAGCAGGACTGACTCCCTCACCTCTTCATGAGTTGACTGTGGGCGTCGTTCCCCTGCTGGATGAGCCTATCCAGAGCCTCCAGGGGAGACCAGgccgtcccctcctcctccccctccccgcccccctctcccccggccTCGCGCCGGGACACCTCCCAGGCCTTGCGGGACAGGAAGAGACAGGCGGCCCTGGGCAGGGCCAGGCCAAACAGAGCCTCGTACGGAGGGGCCGCGTCCCCGGGAggcgtggaggagaggtggccgCGGCCGGgcctccccgccccctccacctgctccagccGCCCCCCGCGGACGTGGCTGGCGATGGGGGTGAACCCGGGCGGGAGACACCAAGCCAGGGGCTGGCTGGCGAGGACGGACGAGCCCTCCAGGCCATCAGGCGCGGGGGCCGGGGAGCCCTTGTTGAGGCTCTGGTCGGAGGcttggagggaggacagagagtggTACTCTGAGGAGCTGTAGAAGGAACCGTCAGGGCCTGTTTGGGAGGCCGTCAGCTTCAGGATCTCTTCCGTGATGGAATCTGAAGGACGGTATAGCAGGATGTGAACTCACAGTACAGAAGCAAAGTCCATGTGTTTTCATTACTGCTAGCATTTCCTCATAAAAAATGGATGAGAAAGTAGCAGGAAATAAATCAACTGTTCCAATGTGCCTGTACTGCAAATAAACCTGAAGGCTAAATCAAAAACTTTCTCGGCCCACAAATCAGAAATAATCAATgttttaagttttttttttttaaggttagAACCCTAAtaagaccatgtgacctgttttCTATTATTACCTTAAATGGTGAATTACTTTTAAAGTAAATAGTTCAATGTCAAATTCTAAATGCCCTGTAAACAATAAAAGCATCATCGTATAATATCATTCCAGGTCTTTGTATAGACTCAAAGCAAGTATGGTGACTGATTAAAAGGCGGATGACTTCACCTTCCCCATCCTCTGTCTCTGGGCTGGGTCCATGGAGGAGGTCCACGTTGTGCTTCTGGACAAAGTCTGCCAGCTCCGTCAGAGACACGCTCGCCTTCTCTCCTCCGGCACCTGGCAGACACGCAGGGTCGCGTTCATTCACCTGTCTGGTGGGTACAGACCCAGCACTGCACACCTTATCCTCTGGGTCACGACACAGGACTAGTAACACGGGTAGCCACTAGGTCAAGTACACGCACAGTAGCGCCGCGAAAGGCCGTTTGGTACGACCCTTTTTGTTTGGTGGATGATTTGCGAGTGAACAGATTTGCAGAGTCAGCATTTTGAGTTAAATACATGCAAAAAACATGTGTTGCGTCTCGAAATGTGGTGAAAATATAGTAAAATTGTAAGgatcgggagtcagatggctgagcggttagggaatcgggctattaatgagaaggttgccggttagtTTCCTGGCCgttccgtgccaaatgacgttgtgtccttgggcaaggcacttcaccctacttgcctcggggggaatgtccctgtacttactgtaagtcgctctggataagagcgtctgctaaaatgactaaatgtaagaatgTTAAACATTAGTAATTGCACAAATATAATtgaaactctaaacacacagaaCATTCACATTTATAAGCTCCAAACGAGAGCGACAGAGGCCGAGCTGACAGTTGACCTTTAGTACCGTTGTCGATGACCTCAGGCTtgcttccatctccctctctgattggctgactcACTCCCCTCTCCAACTCGCCTATTGGTTGCCGCTTCTGCTGTCAAGAAGTGTAACAGTCAGCTGGTGAACCACAGTTTTATATAGGGGCCGAGgggattctcacacacacacacacacacacacacacacacacacacacgcgtacacacgcaGCCATGGGAACATTGTACTCAGGTCCACATCAGCCGCTTTCTCCGAGCCTAACCCTGGCAGTAAAGTGCAGCACTGCACACGACTACACTCGAAAGCCTGCTTCCAGACAGCACAGCAGGTCCACTTAGGATAGTTCAGCGTTCAGCTCTGCAGGCAAGGATACTTACACCCATAGCACTACACCACTGTTGACCCAGTTTATACAGCAGAATAACATGCAGCAGAACGGACAGATCATACATGAACCACGTTGAGGACCTATAATGATCGTATATCCTGACTACATTAAGGGCCTTTCTTTAAACAGGAGAATGCAGGACACTGCACTGGTTCTAAGCTGTGCGTCTCTTCAGAAATGAAATGACAAGGTGGATGACATCAGCCAAATACGCCATTACATTCTTCCCCTAAAAAAACGAATCTGTTACACTTCAGTGTAACACAGTCCAGCCATAGTCGTCTGGTATAGTCATCGGCCATAACAAGTGCATTTCACAACTGCCAAGTCAGAGAGGCAGACTAAATGACAGACGTGACCGGTGAAGGGACACCAGGAGTTAAGGGGAGCTGCCACCGCTGTACCTGGCTGGTAGAGTTGGCAGATGGCGTGCGGATGTGCTCCTCAAACAGCGCGGGGgcgtgcggggggggggcgtggacgGCGGCCGGCGGGGGACACTTCGCACCTGTGGACGGACGACAGCCGACAGAAACCCTgagcctttcctctccttcaccgAGAGGGGAAAGCGACACCTCTAAAAGGTCTAGACAACTACATCGTATTACTTCATTATAATGAatcagcaacaaaaaaaaaagaataagaaTGTGTAGCTGTATTGAGAGAGAGGTCCAGGGGGCCTGGTTGTTGAACTGACCTGGTCCAGCTGGTGCGATGCTGGCAGGGCCCTGGGGGCTCTGCCAGGGGTCCGACACGTTGGCTGGGGAGATTCTGCGGGAGGTGGGGGGCGTGCTCATGTGACACTCGGAGGAGGGGCTCCACATCGGCTTGCTCTCCGACAGGTCGCAGTTGGAAATCTGCAGGGACAGCGGTAGGACCTTGCAGTTCCAGCACATTCCGTACATTAGGCACGTACAGGCCGCGCGCAAGGGCGGAGCCGGTTACCGTCGGTATGCCAAATTCTGCGGCGCCCGTCTCCAGCTCAGCCAAGAGAGGCCTGCAGGAGAGCGCTTTGTCTGACTTATGTGTTAGCTGTGTGGCTTGTTATTGGCATACTGACATACACCATTGACCAAAGCGTTTTGAACTGAtaagggccgggtttcccagatttgttaagaagctcttaacgctaagagcttcttagcgaatctgggaaaccctgccaagggaagtttagcagctggtcaaccTGTTTTGGATAAcgatcattcatttgaatcaggtgcgtTGGAGCCTTTGTTGGTTTTGATAGCTCGTTTATGACTCGTGGTGTCAAATGTGAAACAGCTGGTCAACCCGTTTTGTTTCCCCAACTTGAAATCTCCAGTTAAGATTGAATCACCTTACTTTGAATGCAAGTGCAAACCCCCAAGTTTAGCAGATCACCCTTTTCAACCTTCTTTGGATTTTGAACGCCAGTTGACCGTTCTTATTGATGGAACAATTCCATGAATATACTTTGTTGACAACAGTGAACCCAAACTAAGCTCTGTATTAGCAGTTGAGCTCAATTAGTGTGATTAGAAATGGTGTGCTGTGCCAGAGCTAGTGCTACGGCATCACCTGCAGGCAGGGGGTCTgaaggctggagagagacaccCGGGGGGAGACCAGCTGgggtagagacagggagagagcaggctggcccacggggagaggggtggaggtagaaCGTCCTGTGGAGACAAAAGCATCCAGACGTGACTGAAACACACAACCGGGAGAGCACTCAAAAcactcatgtataaaccagtAGCTGAAACACAACATTACAGAGTCAAGTATAGGATTGCACGGTTGAAGAAGTCATCGGCATGCCTGGTAAGTACAAAGCTTGACAGAGGACAACACAAGTGGCCCCATTAAACTCTGCATGTTCCAATACGGCTCTGGTATCATAGTTCGACATGTTTTATTCAGTGTGTGAGAATTATGGTGAGCTCACACAGTTGAGACGAGAGTTGGTTCCTCCCTGCTGTGAGCTGTTACAGCTGCATTCAAAATCCAACTGGATTCCTTTTATAttatactgtacgtgtgtgtgtgtatattcaatcggtcaatatatatatattgaccgTGTGCAATCAAACTTAGCATATAAGACCCAGGATTTACGGCATAGGGGGCCAAGGACACACTTTCAGTCATCTCTAATATCTTGTTGACCTTCAGTATGACGCTGGTTGGTCAGTCCTGTTCTACATGCCGCCTGGCGGATGTGTGGTTGAGtacggggaagggggggagcggTCAAAATGACTCCCTGGGTTACCCATCATCCTGCATCCGGCTTTACCGCCATCGCAGGAGGAAGAACCGTCCCATATGGTTAGGGTGTGGTAGCGGTGTGTAGGTGTGAAGCAGGGCTGGCTGATtcggcagggcagggtgtgtgtgcgtgtggttctGACCGTAGCTGTGGTGGTGATCTGGGTGGGGGCTGACTGTGCTGTCGTGGAGCCTGgacggagggtggaggggaagggggtcgGGCACGCTGGAGTAGCCCTCCTCGCACGACGCCTCCTTCGGGTCCAGAGACACTTTGGCACACTGGATCATGATGTCGTGAATCTCAAACCTCTTCCACCTGAACGGAGAGGACCCACAGGGAGGACTGTACTGTAAGCCACGGATATGGAGTAGGCAGGGTGTGATCACAAAGAAGAGATGTCCCCGATGCCACTTCTGGCCTGCTCATATAGGTGTCATCACCTGGAGGGGTCCAGTTCAAGGTCCTGGGTTCCTGTCACCAGCTCTGGGTGCACCCGCACATGCTCCAACATGGGCTGAGAAAAACAACGAATCAAAAAAGTATTGGtattttttacaagcaataggtgcgttcgacttcatgcagcgccggcggcgccgacagccggctgacttgaagctgagaatgccattggctgcttcaagtcagccgggctgcaggcggctgcaggcgacgccggcactgcatgaagtcgaacgcacctaatgtcacagagggcttcacacacgcccatagaactgcccctcaaccatcAAACAACTTCAACTAGTACAGTGCCACTTGATTGAATCTTTTTCTAATAGCGTGTTACGCTGACCAAAGAAAGCTGAGAAACAAGAATGTATTTAATGACGCTGTTATTGCAAAAACAATCTCCGGAAGGAGGACTTAAGCCATTAGTTTAGCGGTACAGCGGGGGTTAATTCAACAGCCAGGAAATGTCAGCCCAGTTGTTTATGTAGAAAAGCGAGATTGACCTCGGGTGAAATGTGCAACGGTGGATGTGGAGGCGTCAACTTAATTCTGAAACGGCCTCCACAGTTTCAGAGGTGTGAAAATGCAGGAGAATCTGCATTCCTCTGCAAGGTTCAGACACCATGTGGTGATGTTTTGATTGAGCGTGATATGGAAATAGAGCCGTTAATTTTGCACCGGAGATGTTGCACCATCTTGTAACAGCCTGCCGCCGCAAAGTTATGCAGAGTCGTATTTATGGTCTTACACTGTGACTCGTTAAATCCAGACTGTTCCTTTGCACAGCTGTAATACTGTTTGAACGGCACACTTCTAGATAGTTAGTGCAGTGGCCTACtatacgtcgctttggattaaGTGTCTGTGAAACGTTAGTTATAAAAGGTGCGGTAAAGggcgtgtgtgatggtgtgataCCCCCTCTTCTCCCACTGTTCCACTGATGGCGATGTCGGATAAGAAAGAGAAGCGTTTGCTCTCCACGCGCCGCTTGCTCTGTTAGAGACCCCACCAATACGGCCACCAGCTCCGCATTCCCTAAATCAAAACCCCCGCTCCCTGGTCCGTGTGAAAGCAGGCCatctcttcccccccacccccgacgGTGTCGAGCAACCACGGACTGTGGCCGGCGCGCGCGTGTCACACGCGGGGTCGCGACCCGGTGCCCCCTCACCGCGCCCCCCCTCACCTTGACCACTTCCTCGAAGGTGCCCAGGTTCTCCTTCATGCTGTAGTGGGACCGCAGGTAGGAGATGAAGTTGCAGGGGTACATGCCGTAGAGACGGTGGAACAGGGAGTACACGCTGGCGTGGAGGTGGATCAGGAACACGCCGTGGACGTGGCCTGGGGGGAGAGACGCCGAGGGAGAGACGGGCAGAAGGTGAGACGCACGAGGAGGGAGAAACATGGAGATGGGCAGGTCACACACATATGGGCTGGCTAGCAAGGAGATGGTTTGGTCGGTAGCGTCGGACAGGCACATCGAATAGGGGAGATCACAGGATCAGGAAGTCGAGCGACGGATACCGTCGAATGCAGTGGATTGGAGGGGACTGAAATGCTACGGTTTGGAAGGACCAATGCGAGGTTCAGAAAGTGCAAAACATTTGTTCGCACCAGTTCTTTCCTGTACAAGCGGATTGAGTTCGACTGAATGAGCAGAACCATTCGTCTCTGTGCTGAAACATGTATTTATCACTCGTAGATATGAGCCGTTGTTAAGCCACCTGGGTTTTTTAGGCTCCAGGAAGCGAGACGGCCAAAGATGTCAAAGAAGTCGTAGATGTGCTGGCGTCCCGCTTGAGGAATCATGGGCAGTAGAGTGATCAGCACTAGCACTCCCGTTATCAACACCATCACGTCACAATCTGTCTGAAAGGGGGAAGAACGAAATGAGGAAATAGCAGGTTAAAAGGTCACAAACCAATGAGCATGAACCAAAACACACCCCACATTTCATTCACACATGGTCGGCATAGCGTTGAAAGTGGCACCTATCAAGTGTCGTGGTATTTCATAGCAAGTACCTTAAGGCATTTGAGTACAGAGGCCAGGAGGGGGAAGCGAGTGATCTTGTGGATCCAAGACGGCTGCCTGCGGATGACGTGCCCCAGCAGGGTGAGGGTGGCCAGGCGACAAGGCGGTCTCGCCAGGCTTTCGTTGAGCTTATCAAACAGGTGCTGAGAAGCGGCAAGGAGCGGGCGACACATTTAGCCTTGTTCTgctcaggtggggggggggggggggggggtttacctTCTAAATGTATATaacgtgtgaggggggggggggcgggggggggggtgtgagcgTGTAGCGTCGCTCACCTTGTCGTGCGGCTCCCTGACAGAACAGAGCAGGAGGATGGCCTGAGTGGAGTTGGTCTCCATGTAGTAGTCCACCAGGCCATTCAGCAGCATGCTCCCTCGGTCtgacgcgcgcacacgcacgcacacacacacagttacttgAGCAAGAGAAGGAATAATCCTCAGTGAACAAAGGTGAGAGGGGCATATATTAGAAAACGGAGCAAGAGGCTGTTCCCACCTGAACTGAGGTCGTCGTTGATGGCAGCTTTGACGTGTTCCAGCTCCTGCAAGTCTGACGACTCAAGCAGCGGGAGGAGCTCGGACACGTTCGGCTGCTCTTTAGCCATGGCAGCGACCCGGTCTTGGGACCTCGGCACCTGGTCGGTTTAACCTCTGTCTGTTGGTTATGGCAAGAGCAACGTAACACAAGGTTTTCTGGATATAGTCAAACCTCAGTCAAACACTTAGCTAACTTAGTTGAGCCTACCAGACAAACCTTTCACCGAAAAACATGTCAGCCAAGTTTGACTACGCAACTTTGTAAGGACTGCACGCTACTGTACCAGCCCGAAGGTTCAGCTGTCAAACACGACTGGTTAGCCTGAAACGCTAGCTAACGTCCAAACAAAATACTACTATTCATCTGACAAATTCCAGAGAAACATCAAAATTACAGATACTAAACAGGTTGCATAATACAGTGCCCGCTTTGACGTTTTAAAATAGCATTGGCAAGTAAATGAATACACATGCTTGTTAAAACACATTGCTCATGTCCACAACACGGGGCGCAGCCATGGTGCAAGAGTAACTCAACAACCTCTGCCCTGGCTAAAGtgaactagctagctacagtgctATGTGCGAAAAGTCTGTCAGCTGTCAGCTTCAGTTTAAATACTCACAAACGTGTAATAGTAATTGAAATAGCCTGGTAATGTTCAAATGAGGAATTCCTGGATCTTAatctagaacacacacaattatatatGCGTCTTGTGTGTCTAGTTTTCAACTATTTCGTCTTTTAATTTACGGCAGCCTACAACCCAATCGGCGTATGTTAAACTATTTTTCATGGTTGCCAGGTTTCATTGTTATCCCTCTGTAaaggatttatttttatttttatttataagtGTGACGCTTGTAACCACTCACCTTTtcttttattttaatatttaaatTCTTCCAACAACAAATACATTAACATTAAACACGTTTAACACATGAACACTTTTTAGCTTTTAAAATTCAGAGATAGGCCAAACTTATGAGTAAACCAATAAAAGTAGTTTAGGGTGACAGTTTAAAAGAGAATGAATTTGATGAATTTGGCATGACATTTTAGCCCCATACCAGAAAAAAAGTGATATGAAAACAGAATAAAAACACAAGTTGACACTTTAATGACCTTCCAACATTTTTCCTCCGCTCTCGCCagccccctcatcctctcttggCCGCCCACAAGTTTGatctgtggtgtggggggaatCCACAGTGGACACACGCCTCCTCACAAAGTGGTTTCAGAAAGTTACAGAAGATGAGATCTTCTGCAGGGGGGAACGGTGAAATCAAACAAAATACTATGCAAAGTTTTCTTCCAGCGGTGATTAAAAAAAGATCTCATTAGAGATTTTAACATCTTACATGCTCCCAGTGGTCATTTGCAATAGCCTTGCTCTCTCTTTGCTGTTATGGCAGTGAGTAGCTGGTGATAATGGTGTTTTTTTTAGGCCTTCCTGTACGTTCTGCTATGCAGCTGCATGTTCCATGTGCGTGTTCACATTGTCCATCTGGACACAGGTGGAGCAGATTTCACTTCAGAGTGCCAGTCGTCCATCTTTTGAGAAAGGGTAACCAGCGAAAGGGTAACCAGAGGGAGGGGACTTCTGTGGAAAGGTATCATTAGAATCCTACTCAATTGGGCTGTGCTATgtcttgtgtgtctgtaggtctgAGACTATGAATGGGACCTCTTTAACCAAGCGCCTCTCCTAAGTCTCTGTCATCCCCACACCTTTGGAATTTCCATAGTCCTGCTTGAAAATGTGGTGGGCCAGTGTGTCCGAAGTGTAGGATTGTGTGATGTTCTTTAATTATTATGTACAAACATATTGCTAAAATACACGATAAATAAATCCTTGTCAATCCAAGCTACACACCCAAATCTATGTCTAAACATCCATACCCAGAATCCCAAAGCTACGTAGAACATTTTACACATGATTTTCTTCCAATTCAGCATCTCAGTACCATCGTGTTTAGCAGCTACTGCACATGCCCGTACAGCAGTACTGTAAATCAGGACCGACGGCTCCCATTATCTTCACTCTTGGCCTGAAGGTCATTCTTCAGCACGTCCagtagaggagggtgagggggccgGTCTAAAGAAGCATTGAACGTTTCTCAGCAGCCTTCTTCCTGACGTCCCAGCGACGCATTGGCGTCTTCCACATGGATGCTGTGATTCTGTTCATTTCTCGTGAGGACGGTTGTTGGGTAAGTCTGACAGGTGGGGATTGGTGTATCTGAGGAGATAATTGTGACCACCGCTATATCATGTACAATGCAGAACAAAAGCATGGGTGTGGTGTGAGAAATGTACATCCGGTATTTACATTCAGGTATATAA harbors:
- the LOC134012277 gene encoding hamartin-like isoform X2; this translates as MAKEQPNVSELLPLLESSDLQELEHVKAAINDDLSSDRGSMLLNGLVDYYMETNSTQAILLLCSVREPHDKHLFDKLNESLARPPCRLATLTLLGHVIRRQPSWIHKITRFPLLASVLKCLKTDCDVMVLITGVLVLITLLPMIPQAGRQHIYDFFDIFGRLASWSLKNPGHVHGVFLIHLHASVYSLFHRLYGMYPCNFISYLRSHYSMKENLGTFEEVVKPMLEHVRVHPELVTGTQDLELDPSRWKRFEIHDIMIQCAKVSLDPKEASCEEGYSSVPDPLPLHPPSRLHDSTVSPHPDHHHSYGRSTSTPLPVGQPALSLSLPQLVSPRVSLSSLQTPCLQISNCDLSESKPMWSPSSECHMSTPPTSRRISPANVSDPWQSPQGPASIAPAGPGAKCPPPAAVHAPPPHAPALFEEHIRTPSANSTSQKRQPIGELERGVSQPIREGDGSKPEVIDNGAGGEKASVSLTELADFVQKHNVDLLHGPSPETEDGEDSITEEILKLTASQTGPDGSFYSSSEYHSLSSLQASDQSLNKGSPAPAPDGLEGSSVLASQPLAWCLPPGFTPIASHVRGGRLEQVEGAGRPGRGHLSSTPPGDAAPPYEALFGLALPRAACLFLSRKAWEVSRREAGGEGGGEGEEEGTAWSPLEALDRLIQQGNDAHSQLMKRPQVPFKSEDWTHFGGKQQGMKAKGSGPMDEVQALRSQLVLMHNQLQFERYKREQHAIRNRRLLRRIINATALEEQNHSMKAQLKMQELEEQALQASLQQEQQRSRQLRLDTLAETSQLHGRIALLQEQHHDYLTKTQRLQSELEECQGRMAELESELQKASYEAYNAEHQLTQLSLKLSDSEELQEHMFLLNRQLLLLGETNKLCMEEAQRVGPKSDKELLMLQWSLRKEAECLRQGEAQQSRRLEAAQQRLADTEAQLAKKEHLILEQKKFLEDIKAKARGQLQASESRYVALRCVTQALQTEMLQLYGQLDLQTQASNSLLEPADSQASSPSRPNGSSSGVPVSQGSLKSVGQATAPGIPPSSSATVPTPGGHPSSASTNGSLEELPLVNEASPLHHLLASSPITPSPASAPMDVGSYPSAKSFLGMHARGLFQSKSDSQEGEGEPEAQLGSLSLEEAAEEEEGGSQPPDQGLIQPSSLQLGAPAPPPQGPGQPAPSQVPALPGRLAPAGPHPRRPNLSIMDYNETQHS